Proteins from one Gimesia maris genomic window:
- a CDS encoding DUF1552 domain-containing protein yields the protein MLTRRKMIQGMAAGAGAALGLPFLPEQLLASSARKETPKRIVFFMQNQGFDPATCIPEGMKRSGSLAKVKLPEPISPLEPYKERLHIINGLHGIHTSPSHSAFFGALGGYRGSDGVPPSAATIDYELSKVLPQTLLPHLCIGMDSIENMKTKPTIATLSASGAGQPIFMHSNPNHLYQMLYGGISTGDIRLQHEARFNLLNQIEKLAASKGRSLPTADQQRYGQFVNGFKDVNGLRDRLDSVADHLRKFAPKVDSRYTSPEYETDWHDALLDLGISSLTSGITNTLTIGSGRGEIFGAWKGLGIEQQGHNLGHMAQPGNPIWIKIRQYNSRMLVKIIEALESVPEGSSTMMDHTLIVYTSNNADKQHTSGANWPVMLLGNFDGSFKTGCFTQLDGKRPINSLYATLLHTAGVPCDHFNMNEKLARKFDTTTGPIQELLV from the coding sequence ATGCTGACCCGTAGAAAAATGATTCAAGGTATGGCGGCTGGTGCAGGTGCTGCACTGGGACTTCCCTTTCTTCCCGAACAGCTCCTGGCATCGTCGGCCCGTAAGGAGACTCCGAAGCGGATCGTGTTCTTCATGCAGAACCAGGGCTTCGATCCAGCCACCTGCATTCCGGAAGGGATGAAGCGCAGTGGCTCGCTGGCAAAAGTCAAACTCCCTGAGCCCATCAGTCCGCTGGAACCTTACAAGGAACGCCTGCACATTATCAATGGTCTGCATGGCATCCACACCAGCCCGTCGCACAGTGCCTTCTTTGGCGCTCTGGGGGGCTATCGCGGCAGTGACGGAGTGCCTCCCAGTGCAGCGACGATCGATTATGAATTGAGCAAAGTCTTGCCTCAGACACTTCTGCCTCACTTGTGTATTGGCATGGATTCCATCGAGAACATGAAGACCAAGCCTACCATCGCAACGCTTTCTGCCAGTGGTGCCGGTCAGCCGATTTTTATGCATTCCAATCCGAATCATCTTTACCAGATGTTGTATGGCGGTATCTCCACCGGTGATATTCGACTCCAGCATGAAGCCCGATTCAATTTACTCAATCAGATTGAAAAGTTGGCCGCTTCGAAGGGCCGATCGCTTCCGACTGCAGACCAGCAGCGTTACGGTCAATTTGTGAATGGATTCAAAGATGTCAATGGACTGCGTGATCGCCTGGATTCGGTTGCAGATCACCTGCGGAAATTTGCTCCCAAAGTGGATTCGCGATATACCAGTCCCGAGTATGAAACAGACTGGCATGATGCTTTGCTCGACCTGGGAATCTCGTCGCTCACATCAGGTATCACCAATACGCTGACCATTGGTTCGGGCCGCGGCGAAATCTTCGGAGCATGGAAGGGACTGGGCATCGAACAACAGGGGCACAATCTGGGGCACATGGCGCAGCCTGGCAATCCCATCTGGATTAAGATCCGTCAGTATAACAGCCGCATGCTGGTGAAGATCATCGAAGCACTGGAAAGCGTTCCAGAAGGAAGTAGTACGATGATGGACCACACGCTGATTGTTTACACCAGTAACAATGCGGACAAGCAGCATACCAGTGGTGCCAACTGGCCGGTTATGCTACTGGGTAATTTTGACGGCTCATTCAAGACAGGTTGCTTTACACAACTGGACGGTAAACGCCCCATCAACTCACTCTACGCGACGCTACTGCACACCGCGGGGGTTCCCTGTGATCACTTCAATATGAATGAGAAACTGGCCAGGAAGTTCGATACCACTACCGGCCCGATTCAGGAACTGCTGGTATGA
- a CDS encoding DUF1588 domain-containing protein, whose translation MTGCRLVLVLALLCSLLTDASGETYTPGQKVSQDFEAFTQSFLNRHCVDCHGETESEGNLSLHDLGPVDEVNAATWRSVWAQVTLKEMPPKEMTQPKVVERLQFSDLIVGELTRVMRDKGGFHDHLDPNKGNYVDHSLLFGPLPEEIKLTPASSPARLWRLTPQEHITRLNELINKEPEYDPAKPGLRTHGDVVPTNHGGELKLYFGTDRIIKWQGGTVAYATAVKSVPAVLSSARTHGLENYPDFYSVNSAEATQILGISEDILRYMAYGPLSIAKPYQITDNPRSIADKMKGDIRGLPTSIVYSTKVARPLTPVYDLMRQEGVTDEGLQAAVDYLFEMLTFRPPSKKESDDYTAIVKQSIEKLGKEDGVVLGLSSIFLERDALFRPELAKAGQPDQYGRVMLQDWELGLAVNHALRYIKPDEELRAAIVEGRMRTKADVKREVERMLADDRIRKPRILRFFRDYFDYDLAGYICKDARALAQTGVSNRGQAHYRAMFDATASTDRLIELILKEDRDVLKQLLTTDRVVATDADKIYFGKRRSRAEEIAARKAAEELARKEAAKSGKEPPKRKRRNQNRVNHSVTPAELSGTEVYARVSRRSFGTGSMEPERLLATVPEEQRLGILTHPSWLVSHSDAMDNHAIRRGRWIHERLLGGGIPDVPITVDAMLPDEPQNTLRERMRVTRQEYCWTCHKKMDPLGLPFEMFNHAGLYRELELERPVDTTGEIIDSGDAALDGKVANAIELIEKLAASERSEQVFVRHAFRFWMGRNETLNDAPVLQAAYRAYKENGGSMNALLVSLLTSDAFLYRTVSEKKGSGLNK comes from the coding sequence ATGACCGGGTGCCGACTGGTTCTGGTTCTCGCGCTACTGTGCAGTCTGCTTACAGACGCTTCTGGTGAGACTTACACTCCCGGTCAAAAGGTTTCCCAAGACTTTGAGGCCTTTACTCAATCGTTTTTGAACAGGCATTGTGTGGACTGTCATGGGGAAACAGAATCTGAGGGCAATCTCTCGCTCCATGACCTGGGACCTGTCGACGAAGTCAATGCCGCGACCTGGAGAAGCGTGTGGGCACAGGTCACCCTGAAAGAGATGCCTCCCAAGGAGATGACTCAGCCCAAAGTAGTGGAACGGCTGCAGTTCTCAGACCTGATTGTCGGTGAACTGACACGCGTGATGCGCGACAAGGGTGGTTTTCATGATCATCTCGATCCGAATAAAGGGAACTATGTCGACCACAGCCTGCTGTTCGGCCCACTGCCAGAGGAAATCAAACTCACTCCTGCATCTTCGCCGGCACGCCTGTGGCGATTGACGCCTCAGGAACACATTACGCGCCTGAATGAATTGATCAATAAAGAGCCGGAGTACGATCCAGCTAAGCCTGGTTTGCGAACTCATGGAGATGTGGTTCCCACGAATCACGGCGGCGAACTTAAGCTCTACTTTGGTACAGATCGAATTATCAAATGGCAGGGGGGGACTGTGGCTTATGCGACGGCTGTCAAGAGTGTTCCCGCTGTGCTCTCATCGGCCCGAACTCATGGTCTGGAAAACTATCCTGACTTCTATTCTGTCAACAGTGCGGAGGCGACACAGATCCTGGGGATTTCTGAGGACATTCTGCGCTATATGGCTTATGGTCCTTTGAGCATCGCCAAGCCTTATCAGATTACGGATAATCCCCGGTCCATCGCGGACAAGATGAAAGGCGATATTCGCGGTTTACCCACAAGTATTGTTTACAGTACGAAGGTCGCGCGCCCCCTGACACCGGTCTATGATCTCATGCGGCAGGAAGGTGTTACCGATGAAGGTTTGCAGGCTGCCGTTGATTACCTGTTTGAAATGCTGACATTCCGTCCTCCGAGTAAAAAGGAGTCAGACGACTACACTGCGATTGTGAAACAGTCCATCGAGAAACTTGGTAAGGAAGACGGCGTCGTCCTTGGTTTGTCGTCTATTTTTCTCGAGCGTGACGCACTCTTCAGACCGGAACTTGCCAAAGCCGGTCAACCAGATCAATACGGACGTGTCATGCTGCAGGACTGGGAACTGGGGCTGGCAGTCAATCACGCGTTGCGCTACATCAAACCGGATGAAGAATTACGGGCAGCGATTGTTGAAGGACGTATGCGGACGAAGGCCGATGTAAAACGGGAAGTGGAACGGATGCTGGCCGACGACAGAATCAGGAAGCCTCGTATTCTGCGTTTCTTCCGTGATTACTTTGACTATGACCTGGCCGGTTACATCTGCAAAGACGCCCGGGCATTGGCACAAACGGGGGTGAGCAATCGAGGACAGGCGCATTACCGGGCGATGTTCGATGCGACAGCGAGTACGGATCGACTGATCGAACTGATCCTCAAAGAAGATCGGGATGTATTAAAGCAATTGCTAACCACGGATCGGGTTGTGGCCACTGATGCGGACAAAATCTATTTTGGTAAGCGGCGTTCCCGGGCAGAAGAGATTGCAGCCCGAAAGGCCGCAGAGGAACTGGCTCGAAAAGAGGCAGCCAAATCCGGGAAAGAGCCGCCGAAGCGTAAGAGGAGAAATCAGAACAGAGTGAATCACAGCGTCACCCCGGCGGAACTGTCTGGGACGGAGGTCTATGCACGTGTCAGTCGGCGCAGCTTCGGTACCGGATCGATGGAACCGGAACGGCTTCTCGCCACTGTACCTGAAGAACAACGCCTGGGGATTCTGACTCATCCCAGCTGGCTGGTCTCCCACTCCGACGCCATGGATAATCATGCGATCCGCCGCGGCAGATGGATTCACGAACGCTTACTGGGCGGCGGCATTCCCGATGTTCCCATCACCGTGGATGCCATGCTGCCGGATGAACCACAAAATACGCTCCGGGAACGGATGCGGGTCACCAGGCAGGAATATTGCTGGACCTGTCACAAGAAAATGGATCCACTGGGGCTGCCGTTTGAAATGTTTAACCATGCCGGCCTATATCGCGAGTTGGAACTTGAGAGGCCGGTTGACACAACGGGCGAGATCATTGATTCCGGTGATGCTGCCCTGGATGGTAAAGTTGCCAACGCGATTGAGCTGATAGAAAAGCTTGCAGCCAGCGAGCGGTCCGAACAGGTCTTCGTCCGCCACGCGTTTCGTTTCTGGATGGGCCGCAACGAAACCCTCAATGATGCCCCGGTTCTTCAGGCAGCGTATCGCGCTTACAAAGAGAACGGCGGCAGCATGAATGCACTGCTGGTATCGCTGCTCACCTCGGATGCGTTTCTCTACCGCACGGTTTCAGAAAAAAAGGGGTCAGGACTCAATAAATAA
- a CDS encoding IS110 family transposase: MKDSSSISVVGIDVSKDSLDLFHTINGQQQKIAYQQDSLKLLARQIIKLNATVVMEATGGYEKKLVKYLQSQGIACAVVNPKLIRDFARACGKLEKNDAIDARIIASFGQMMQPRTMGKIDRNREKLKLLATRREQVQSMITQESNRQQQIEDRQIRAFIQRAIQLYQKQLKKLDNEMLKVIEADQTMKQKSEILLSAKGVGPATTANLIAGLPELGQLNRQQIAKLVGLAPLVRDSGKFKGQRRTYAGRSQIRRILYMATLVATRWNSRIKAFYLSLLERGKPKKLAITACMRKFITILNSMMKNNQTWDQNLLAS; the protein is encoded by the coding sequence ATGAAAGACTCCTCTTCAATTTCTGTGGTTGGCATTGATGTTTCTAAAGATTCACTCGATCTCTTCCATACGATTAATGGCCAGCAGCAGAAGATCGCTTATCAGCAGGATTCCCTCAAGCTGCTTGCCCGGCAGATCATCAAGCTCAACGCAACCGTCGTCATGGAAGCCACGGGTGGCTACGAAAAGAAACTGGTCAAATATTTACAGAGCCAGGGAATTGCATGTGCCGTGGTGAATCCGAAGCTGATTCGTGACTTTGCCAGAGCCTGTGGGAAGCTTGAGAAAAACGATGCCATCGACGCCAGGATCATCGCCTCTTTTGGACAGATGATGCAACCGAGGACGATGGGAAAAATCGATCGAAACAGGGAGAAACTCAAGTTGCTGGCAACTCGTCGAGAACAGGTTCAAAGTATGATTACCCAGGAATCCAATCGTCAGCAGCAAATTGAGGATCGGCAAATTCGGGCCTTCATTCAACGGGCGATCCAACTCTATCAGAAACAGCTTAAAAAACTGGACAATGAAATGCTGAAGGTCATTGAAGCCGACCAGACCATGAAACAGAAGTCCGAAATTCTGCTCTCTGCGAAAGGTGTCGGCCCGGCAACAACCGCTAACCTGATTGCCGGGCTGCCTGAACTCGGGCAACTGAATCGGCAGCAGATCGCCAAGCTCGTCGGCCTGGCTCCTCTCGTTCGGGACAGTGGCAAATTCAAAGGGCAGCGCAGAACATATGCCGGCAGAAGCCAGATACGGCGGATCCTTTATATGGCGACCTTAGTAGCCACGCGCTGGAACAGTCGCATCAAAGCATTTTACTTGTCCTTATTGGAAAGAGGTAAACCGAAGAAGCTGGCCATCACAGCCTGCATGAGAAAGTTTATCACCATCCTGAATTCCATGATGAAAAACAATCAGACGTGGGATCAAAATCTTCTTGCTTCTTGA
- a CDS encoding sodium:calcium antiporter gives MYQLDLPLWGDISVFIVAAIVIGISGVKLAEYADRLADRTGLGEAVTGTIMLGLITALPGLAASVTAALQGNAVLALSNAMGGIAFQTMVLALADLMYRKANLEHAAASATTMMQTIMLILLISIVLSGLSSPNVVVGPVHPATLLLLGGAALAFWLTYRVKEQPMWHPQDTAETVADKPAKGSQHERLWLLWSGLVISGLLTLISGSLVAETAANIQEKTAISASLIGGFLMAGATSLPELVTCLAAVKRGALTLAVSDVVGGNFFDVLFIAAADFFFLSGSLYHASGVGMREIFLISITLLLNVILLSGLIYRQKHGPANIGFESVLMLVLYLCGFILLSYMN, from the coding sequence ATGTATCAACTGGATCTGCCACTCTGGGGAGATATATCCGTATTTATTGTTGCGGCGATCGTGATTGGAATCTCTGGGGTGAAGCTGGCTGAATACGCAGATCGACTGGCAGATCGGACCGGCCTGGGAGAAGCAGTGACCGGTACCATTATGCTGGGACTGATTACCGCGCTACCGGGACTGGCTGCTTCCGTCACAGCTGCTTTGCAGGGAAATGCGGTACTGGCATTGAGTAATGCGATGGGAGGAATCGCCTTTCAGACGATGGTCCTGGCACTGGCCGATCTGATGTATCGCAAAGCCAATCTCGAACATGCTGCTGCTTCAGCGACGACGATGATGCAGACAATTATGTTGATTCTACTGATTTCGATTGTGCTTTCAGGGTTAAGCAGTCCCAATGTTGTGGTGGGACCAGTTCATCCAGCCACTCTGTTATTGTTGGGAGGAGCCGCTTTGGCGTTCTGGCTGACTTATCGTGTGAAGGAGCAACCGATGTGGCATCCCCAAGATACAGCCGAAACCGTGGCAGACAAACCAGCCAAAGGATCACAGCATGAGCGACTCTGGTTGCTCTGGAGCGGTCTGGTCATTTCAGGTCTGCTGACTCTCATCAGTGGGAGTCTGGTTGCAGAGACCGCTGCTAATATTCAGGAGAAGACGGCGATTTCCGCATCGCTGATTGGAGGCTTTCTGATGGCAGGCGCGACATCTTTACCGGAGTTGGTAACCTGTCTGGCGGCTGTAAAACGGGGAGCACTTACACTGGCTGTCAGCGATGTCGTTGGTGGGAACTTCTTTGATGTACTGTTTATTGCTGCGGCTGATTTTTTCTTCCTGAGTGGTTCTCTGTATCATGCGTCCGGTGTGGGAATGCGCGAAATCTTTCTGATTTCAATTACGCTGTTACTGAATGTGATTCTGCTTTCCGGTTTAATTTACAGACAGAAGCATGGTCCTGCCAATATCGGCTTTGAAAGCGTATTGATGCTGGTTTTGTATCTGTGTGGCTTCATACTGCTGTCGTATATGAACTGA
- a CDS encoding CheR family methyltransferase, which yields MPKSAEEKHIQNSSTLIVVAIGASAGGLNAVKNFFSTIKARPGYAIVVIQHMLPEGAETLLKTMEQICPLPVSDIDQNTQVKKNHVYIAPPHCSVQFDDAPCFSASAVMQEGQGTPVINPSFRSLAEIAGSNAVGIILSGMGSDGTYGLNAIREAGGMTMVQDPESSEYDDMPASAIHSENIDYVLQPAQMPAELDAYLIFLNRRTQRKIDEQDLLNEVENHLPRICDQLLEATNHDFRHYKTGTLIRRIIRRMQVLRFNDVNQYLSHLSANRDESQALFRELLISVTAFFRDPKTFAILAESYIPSLFENRERDQSIRIWVPGCASGEEAYSLAMLLYEAREQAKIDVEMHVFATDIDERALAIGREAVYPLSIEEHVSQERLERFFIKKGKHYRVVKEIRELCVFSTHNLISDPPFSQLDLISCRNLLIYLDASLQQRIVPVFHFALKQNGLLLLGPSENMMMHTDMFRPLDKKHCISQRKSVPIQTSALRYTSNRSRNYQTGHESLEVQTTDIPGIAQRILLAEYAPRYAVVSEESHILTTSAGIEQFLEFPDGSFHNNLIKMTRTGLRNGLRTALTEACRTREKVEVNDLSYKTASDLRRARLAVHPLPEISQDTELFLVIFEDQGPIVHHTSFSDRTNANAAESDSVIEQLESELERTRTELENSVQELEGSNEELKSSNEELLSINEELQSANEELETSKEEIQASMEALTRAQSDLENLLNGTKIATIYLDRQMLIKSFTTSAKTIYNLNATDVGRPLSDITHNVKRMPKIPSLENTRKQNGQFEDEMQLKNGTWLLRRILPYESDGEFDGMILTFLDVTEFKLAEIRLETEHAITQLLAEANSLKEIDQTILQTIRKCLQASVGLLWLPDKSYERLVLETSVATNVTKNREFLKSNTSIQFACGEGLPGTTWQNMQTEWCEDIQTLVWYNRSEAASKSGLVSGIAIPIIFDRQCQGIMEFYTREHLKRDPLLANMFSSIGYEIGSFLSRCRIQDQLYEEVARKNAILSSAIDCIITTDAAGNIVDFNPAAERTFGYTAQEVIGKTLCDLLLLEEYHERYHTALEQFLKTGESDLIGRHIELPVMHQDGSHFPVELAISVTHLEDGHPFFTLCLRDISLRKQQEEALRDSEGRSKALVEASAHMVWTMTPDARTVEDSPTWREFTGQTYEEWKDKGWIDGIHPDDREQTLRNWQTAFESVTPLDCEYRLCNREGEWCWTSVRAVPQINSEGTVLRWVGMNLDITRQKHLQQEVEANEKRLFMALKAAGMAAWEWQPHASFWSNELYELLGIPNTTSASPETLFSCVYKEDLPGLIKAWDEAVQGEKEYDQIFRIVRPDGEIRWLAGVGEIVRDPQGNVTQIFGLNWDFTQEREGEEALRRSEKQAKQANVAKSAFLANMSHEIRTPMTAVLGYTDLLIGMEQEQEKAEYLQNIKRNGNFLLEIINDILDLSKIEAGKLEISQESFSLNEMLADLQSMMRVRAEEKNLEFGIEFISDLPERIETDPKRLRQILLNLISNAIKFTETGSVKVVINFLREKADAVLKFDVIDTGIGITPKQQSRLFQSFSQGDASVTRNYGGTGLGLAISQRLAGMLNGNISVSSKPGEGSTFSCTINLPVRENVKITSPNLEVVPIKAITTVREYQLQCRVLIVDDQRDVRHLTHLLLQRAGIETEFAEDGIQAVELIENQLQNGLTVDLILLDMQMPRMDGYQTAARLREIGFRRAIIALTADAMQGDMNRCLELGCDDYLSKPIDSNELLEMISRYTSQGRDL from the coding sequence ATGCCAAAATCTGCGGAAGAAAAACACATTCAAAACTCTTCCACATTAATCGTTGTCGCAATCGGCGCTTCTGCTGGTGGACTGAATGCCGTTAAGAATTTCTTTTCGACCATTAAAGCCAGGCCCGGCTATGCGATCGTTGTCATTCAGCATATGCTGCCTGAAGGCGCAGAGACATTACTGAAAACGATGGAGCAGATCTGTCCTCTGCCTGTCTCAGACATTGATCAGAATACTCAGGTTAAAAAGAATCACGTCTATATAGCCCCCCCACACTGCAGCGTTCAGTTTGACGATGCGCCTTGTTTTTCTGCAAGTGCGGTCATGCAGGAGGGGCAGGGGACTCCGGTGATCAATCCCTCATTTCGTTCCCTGGCGGAAATTGCAGGCTCGAATGCCGTGGGGATTATTCTGTCGGGAATGGGTAGTGATGGTACGTACGGTCTGAACGCGATCCGGGAAGCCGGCGGAATGACCATGGTTCAGGATCCGGAATCTTCAGAGTACGATGACATGCCTGCCAGCGCAATTCATTCCGAGAACATCGACTATGTACTGCAGCCAGCTCAGATGCCTGCGGAACTCGATGCCTACCTGATATTTCTGAATCGCAGAACTCAGCGGAAAATTGATGAGCAGGACTTATTGAACGAGGTAGAAAACCATCTGCCACGTATCTGTGATCAGTTACTGGAAGCAACCAATCACGATTTCCGGCATTATAAAACGGGGACTTTAATACGACGGATTATCCGCCGCATGCAGGTCTTACGATTCAATGATGTGAATCAATATCTGTCACACCTGTCTGCGAATCGGGATGAAAGTCAGGCTTTGTTTCGCGAGTTGTTGATCAGCGTGACCGCCTTTTTTCGTGATCCGAAGACCTTCGCGATTCTGGCAGAGAGCTATATTCCAAGCCTGTTTGAAAATCGGGAGCGGGATCAATCGATCCGCATCTGGGTTCCTGGTTGTGCCAGTGGAGAAGAAGCCTATTCACTGGCCATGCTGTTGTACGAAGCCCGGGAACAGGCAAAGATTGATGTGGAAATGCATGTTTTTGCGACTGACATCGATGAACGGGCACTGGCGATCGGGCGGGAAGCCGTTTATCCACTTTCCATTGAAGAACATGTATCGCAGGAGCGGCTGGAACGTTTTTTTATCAAAAAAGGGAAGCATTACCGTGTGGTCAAAGAGATCCGGGAGTTGTGTGTTTTTTCGACTCATAATCTCATAAGTGACCCTCCTTTTTCTCAACTGGATCTGATCTCCTGCCGCAACCTGCTGATCTATCTGGATGCGTCATTACAGCAGCGTATCGTGCCCGTATTTCACTTTGCCTTGAAACAGAATGGCCTGCTACTGCTGGGGCCCTCTGAAAATATGATGATGCATACGGACATGTTTCGTCCCCTGGATAAGAAACATTGTATTTCACAGCGTAAATCAGTTCCCATTCAAACCTCCGCATTGCGGTACACTTCGAATCGCTCCCGCAATTATCAAACAGGTCATGAGAGTCTGGAAGTGCAGACGACAGATATTCCCGGTATTGCCCAACGGATTCTCCTGGCAGAGTATGCTCCCCGGTATGCAGTAGTCAGTGAGGAATCACATATTCTGACAACATCAGCGGGGATCGAACAGTTTCTGGAATTCCCGGATGGAAGCTTTCATAATAATCTCATTAAAATGACACGCACCGGTCTGCGGAACGGCTTACGGACTGCCTTAACGGAAGCCTGCAGAACAAGGGAGAAGGTGGAAGTCAATGATCTCTCCTACAAAACAGCAAGTGATCTGCGACGCGCGCGACTGGCAGTTCATCCACTGCCCGAAATCAGCCAGGATACCGAATTATTCCTGGTGATTTTTGAAGATCAGGGACCGATCGTGCACCACACATCGTTTTCAGATAGGACGAATGCCAATGCTGCAGAGAGCGACTCGGTAATTGAGCAACTGGAATCAGAACTGGAACGGACTCGAACAGAACTGGAAAACAGTGTTCAGGAACTTGAGGGTTCTAATGAGGAACTGAAATCTTCAAATGAAGAACTGCTATCCATCAATGAAGAGTTGCAGTCCGCCAATGAAGAACTGGAAACGTCCAAAGAGGAAATTCAGGCCAGTATGGAAGCGTTGACTCGTGCCCAGTCTGATCTGGAAAACCTGCTGAACGGGACGAAAATCGCGACGATCTATCTGGATCGGCAGATGCTGATCAAAAGTTTCACGACTTCTGCAAAAACAATTTACAATCTGAATGCGACTGATGTGGGGCGTCCGCTTTCGGATATCACTCACAATGTAAAGCGAATGCCGAAGATCCCATCGCTTGAAAATACCAGAAAGCAAAACGGCCAGTTCGAAGATGAGATGCAATTGAAAAATGGAACCTGGCTTTTACGACGCATCTTGCCTTACGAAAGTGATGGTGAATTTGATGGCATGATCCTGACTTTTCTGGATGTGACAGAGTTCAAGCTGGCGGAGATTCGACTGGAAACCGAACATGCCATCACCCAACTTCTGGCTGAAGCGAATTCATTAAAAGAAATTGATCAGACCATTCTGCAGACCATTCGCAAATGTCTGCAGGCGAGTGTGGGACTGCTCTGGCTCCCTGACAAATCGTATGAGAGGCTTGTTCTGGAAACCAGTGTGGCAACCAACGTCACCAAAAACCGTGAATTCCTGAAGAGTAATACATCCATCCAGTTTGCTTGTGGAGAAGGACTGCCGGGGACAACCTGGCAGAACATGCAGACCGAGTGGTGCGAGGATATTCAAACCCTGGTCTGGTATAACCGCTCTGAAGCCGCCAGCAAGAGTGGGCTGGTCAGTGGTATTGCGATTCCGATTATATTTGACAGGCAATGTCAGGGGATTATGGAATTTTATACCAGGGAACACTTAAAACGTGATCCCCTCCTGGCGAATATGTTTTCTTCCATCGGTTACGAAATTGGTTCGTTTCTCAGTCGCTGTCGGATCCAGGATCAGTTGTACGAGGAGGTCGCACGAAAAAATGCCATATTGTCTTCGGCCATCGATTGTATCATCACCACCGATGCCGCCGGGAATATTGTTGATTTCAACCCGGCAGCGGAACGGACTTTTGGATACACTGCGCAAGAGGTCATCGGTAAGACACTGTGTGATCTGTTACTTCTGGAAGAGTATCATGAGCGTTACCATACCGCTCTGGAACAGTTTCTGAAAACTGGTGAATCCGATTTGATCGGGCGACACATCGAATTACCGGTAATGCATCAGGATGGCAGCCACTTTCCAGTCGAACTGGCCATCAGTGTCACGCATCTGGAAGACGGGCATCCATTTTTTACTCTGTGTTTGAGAGACATCAGCTTACGCAAACAGCAGGAAGAGGCGCTCCGGGACAGTGAAGGTCGATCCAAGGCACTGGTTGAAGCTTCTGCGCATATGGTCTGGACGATGACTCCTGATGCCCGGACGGTAGAGGATTCTCCCACCTGGCGTGAATTTACCGGTCAGACTTATGAGGAGTGGAAAGACAAAGGCTGGATAGATGGGATCCATCCCGATGATCGTGAGCAGACACTGCGGAACTGGCAGACAGCATTCGAATCTGTGACTCCCCTTGATTGTGAGTACCGCTTATGCAACAGAGAAGGGGAGTGGTGCTGGACCTCGGTACGGGCGGTGCCCCAGATCAATTCGGAAGGGACTGTGTTGCGCTGGGTGGGGATGAACCTTGATATCACCCGGCAGAAACATCTGCAGCAGGAAGTTGAGGCAAACGAAAAACGACTGTTCATGGCATTGAAAGCAGCGGGAATGGCAGCCTGGGAATGGCAACCTCACGCCAGTTTCTGGTCCAATGAATTGTATGAACTGCTGGGAATTCCGAATACGACATCAGCTTCACCAGAAACATTATTTTCCTGTGTCTACAAGGAGGATCTTCCCGGTTTGATTAAAGCATGGGATGAGGCCGTTCAGGGGGAGAAAGAATATGATCAGATATTTCGGATTGTGCGCCCCGATGGAGAAATCCGCTGGTTAGCCGGTGTCGGAGAAATCGTTCGTGATCCCCAAGGCAACGTGACACAGATCTTTGGGTTGAACTGGGATTTCACTCAGGAGCGGGAAGGAGAAGAAGCGCTTCGTAGAAGTGAGAAGCAGGCGAAACAGGCCAATGTTGCCAAGAGTGCTTTTTTAGCGAATATGAGTCATGAAATCCGTACGCCGATGACAGCCGTTCTGGGATATACCGATCTATTGATTGGTATGGAACAGGAGCAGGAGAAGGCAGAGTATCTCCAGAATATCAAACGTAATGGAAACTTTCTGCTGGAAATTATAAATGATATTCTGGACTTATCTAAAATTGAAGCCGGTAAGCTGGAGATCAGTCAGGAATCATTTTCGCTGAATGAAATGCTTGCAGATTTACAATCCATGATGCGTGTCCGTGCTGAGGAAAAGAACCTGGAATTTGGTATTGAGTTTATCAGTGATCTCCCGGAGCGAATTGAAACTGATCCCAAACGATTACGTCAGATCCTGTTGAACCTGATCAGTAATGCGATCAAATTTACAGAGACGGGCAGTGTGAAAGTGGTGATTAATTTCCTCAGAGAGAAAGCGGATGCTGTCTTAAAATTTGATGTGATTGATACCGGGATTGGTATTACGCCAAAACAACAGTCTCGCTTATTCCAGTCATTTTCGCAGGGTGATGCGTCCGTTACCCGCAATTACGGAGGTACAGGCCTGGGGCTGGCAATCAGTCAACGCCTGGCAGGAATGCTGAATGGTAACATTTCTGTTTCCAGTAAGCCGGGAGAAGGGAGTACCTTCAGTTGCACGATAAATCTACCGGTGAGAGAAAACGTTAAAATAACGAGCCCCAATCTGGAAGTGGTACCCATAAAAGCTATTACAACCGTACGGGAGTATCAGCTTCAATGCCGTGTGCTGATTGTGGATGATCAACGGGATGTCCGCCATCTGACGCATCTGTTACTGCAGCGGGCAGGCATCGAGACCGAATTCGCGGAAGACGGAATCCAGGCAGTGGAACTGATCGAGAACCAGTTACAGAACGGCTTGACTGTTGATTTAATTTTGCTTGATATGCAAATGCCGCGAATGGATGGCTACCAGACAGCGGCCCGGCTGCGCGAAATCGGTTTTCGCCGGGCGATCATCGCACTGACCGCCGATGCGATGCAGGGGGATATGAACCGGTGTCTGGAACTGGGGTGCGATGACTATCTGAGCAAGCCAATCGACTCCAATGAACTGCTGGAGATGATATCGCGTTACACAAGTCAGGGCAGAGATCTGTAA